The Cloacibacterium sp. TD35 region AACATTGAAAAAGAGTTTAAAGTAATCAATTTAATTAATGATTACAGAAGACGTGGTCACTTGTTTACCAAGACCAATCCTGTACGTGAACGTAGAACGTATTCTCCAGATTTATCGATAGAGAATTTTGGTTTATCTCCAGCAGATTTACAAACCAAATTTAATTCTGCTACAGAAGCTGGTATGAATGGTGCAGCTACACTTCAAGAAATCATTAATCATTTAGAAAAAGGATATTGTGATTCTATTGGGGTAGAATATATGCATATTCAAAGCGTAGAAGAGAAAAAATTCATCAGAGAATGGATTAATGTGAATGAAAATCACCCAACTCTTTCTGCAGCTGAGAAAAAAGAGATTTTACATAAATTAAATCAAGCAGTAGCTTTCGAAAACTACTTGCATACAAAATTCGTAGGTCAAAAACGTTTCTCTCTAGAAGGTGGAGAATCATTAATTCCTGCGCTAGACCAATTAATTTCTCGTTCTTCTCTTCATGGAGTAGATGAGGTAATTCTTGGGATGGCTCACAGAGGTAGATTAAATGTTTTAACCAATATTTTCCAGAAATCTTACAAGCAGATTTTCTCAGAATTCGAAGGAAAAGAATTTGAAGAAGATGTATTCTCTGGTGACGTAAAATATCACCTGGGTTCATCTAAAAAAATAACTACAGCTTCTGGTGAAGAGGTAAGAATTAACTTAGTTCCTAACCCGTCACACTTAGAAACCGTAGCTTCTTTGGTTGGCGGAATTTCTAGAGCTAAAATTGACCACACTTACCAAGGAAATGCTAAAAAAGTATTGCCAATTGTTATCCATGGTGATGCTGCAATCGCAGGACAAGGAATTGTGTACGAAGTAGCACAGATGATGACGTTAGAAGGTTATAAAACAGGTGGAACGGTTCACATTGTAGTGAATAACCAAGTTGGTTTTACTACCAATTATTTAGATGCTCGTTCTTCTATTTACTGTACAGATATTGCTAAGGTTACAGATTCTCCAGTAATGCATGTAAATGCAGATGATGTAGAAGCAGTAGTTCACGCCATTAGATTTGCAGCAGATTATAGAGCACAGTTTGGTAAAGATGTATACATAGATTTATTAGGTTATAGAAAATATGGTCATAACGAAGGAGATGAACCAAGATTTACCCAGCCTAGTTTGTATAAAACTATTTCTAAACACCCTAATCCCAGAGAAATTTATAAGAAAAAACTCGTAGAAGAAGGAGTGGTTTCAGATGCTGTAATGTCTGAAATGGAAAAAGAATTTAAAAATTTATTAGACCAAAACTTTGATGAAGCTAAGGAAATCGAAAGAAATACCATGGCAATTTTCATGGAAGATGACTGGAAAAATTATGCTTCACTAGGAAAACTTCAGCAAGTTTTAGAAAAATATAATACCACTTATGATGTAGAAAAACTAAGAGAATTAGCCGTTAAAATTTCTACATTGCCAGCAGATAAAAAATTCATCAATAAAATCTCTAGATTATTCGAAGCCAGAGTAAAAATGGTAGAAAATAATGCTCTAGATTGGGCAATGGGTGAATTATTAGCGTATGGAACACTTCTTACCGAAGGCAGCACCATAAGAATTTCTGGTGAAGACGTAGAAAGAGGTACTTTCTCTCACAGACATGCAGTGGTAAAAACAGAAGATAATGAAGAAGAATACGTTCCATTAAAACAAGTTTCTGATAACAAGTTTGATATTTACAACTCTCACCTTTCAGAATATGGTGTTTTAGGTTTTGATTATGGTTATGCGATGGCTTCTCCTAATACTTTAACAATTTGGGAAGCACAGTTTGGAGATTTCGTGAATGGAGCTCAAATTATTATTGACCAATACTTAGTAGCAGCAGAAGAAAAATGGAAAGTTCAAAACGGTTTGGTAATGCTTTTACCTCACGGTTTCGAAGGACAAGGTGCAGAACACTCTTCAGCAAGATTAGAAAGATTCCTCAATTTATGTGCAAACGGAAACATTATTGTGGCGAATTGTACTACACCTGCGAATTATTTCCACTTATTAAGACGTCAGCAAAAATTCCCATTCAGAAAACCATTGGTGGTGATGACACCTAAATCATTACTTCGTCACCCAAGAGTAATTTCTACTGTAGAGGACTTAGCAAACGGAAGTTTCCAACCAGTAATTGATGATGTTACAGCTCAACCAGAAAAAGTAGAAAAATTAGTTTTCTGTTCTGGTAAATTATACTATGAATTACTGGCTAAGAAAGAAGAATTAAATGATGATAAAGTTGCTTTGGTAAGAATCGAACAATTATATCCATTGAATCCAGAAATTATTCAAGGTATTTTCGATAAATACTCTAATAGAAAAGAATTTGTTTGGGCGCAAGAAGAGCCAGAAAATATGGGAGCTTGGACATATATGTTGCGTAATTTCCGTAACGAAAACATTCAAGTAATCGCTCCTGTTGCAAGTGGAACGCCAGCTCCTGGTACTCATAAGAAATTTGAGAAAAACCAAAAAGGAGTCATCAATAGAGTTTTCGGGATAGCAGAAGAGAATGTAGAGTTAGTAAAACCTATTACCACTGTAAATGACTAAAAAATAGTTAACCTTCAAAAGAAAACTTACTTAATATTTAAAATAAAAAAATACATACAATGTCAATACTAGAAATGAAAGTTCCTTCTCCGGGAGAGTCAATCACAGAAGTAGAAATTGCAACTTGGTTGGTAAAAGACGGAGATTATGTAGAAAAAGATCAAGCAATTGCTGAAGTAGATTCAGACAA contains the following coding sequences:
- a CDS encoding 2-oxoglutarate dehydrogenase E1 component, which encodes MDRFSFLNAAHSQFIEDLYQQYLKYPDSIEPSWKSFFQGFDFAIANYGDDEVSITQLASNVVATGNIPENIEKEFKVINLINDYRRRGHLFTKTNPVRERRTYSPDLSIENFGLSPADLQTKFNSATEAGMNGAATLQEIINHLEKGYCDSIGVEYMHIQSVEEKKFIREWINVNENHPTLSAAEKKEILHKLNQAVAFENYLHTKFVGQKRFSLEGGESLIPALDQLISRSSLHGVDEVILGMAHRGRLNVLTNIFQKSYKQIFSEFEGKEFEEDVFSGDVKYHLGSSKKITTASGEEVRINLVPNPSHLETVASLVGGISRAKIDHTYQGNAKKVLPIVIHGDAAIAGQGIVYEVAQMMTLEGYKTGGTVHIVVNNQVGFTTNYLDARSSIYCTDIAKVTDSPVMHVNADDVEAVVHAIRFAADYRAQFGKDVYIDLLGYRKYGHNEGDEPRFTQPSLYKTISKHPNPREIYKKKLVEEGVVSDAVMSEMEKEFKNLLDQNFDEAKEIERNTMAIFMEDDWKNYASLGKLQQVLEKYNTTYDVEKLRELAVKISTLPADKKFINKISRLFEARVKMVENNALDWAMGELLAYGTLLTEGSTIRISGEDVERGTFSHRHAVVKTEDNEEEYVPLKQVSDNKFDIYNSHLSEYGVLGFDYGYAMASPNTLTIWEAQFGDFVNGAQIIIDQYLVAAEEKWKVQNGLVMLLPHGFEGQGAEHSSARLERFLNLCANGNIIVANCTTPANYFHLLRRQQKFPFRKPLVVMTPKSLLRHPRVISTVEDLANGSFQPVIDDVTAQPEKVEKLVFCSGKLYYELLAKKEELNDDKVALVRIEQLYPLNPEIIQGIFDKYSNRKEFVWAQEEPENMGAWTYMLRNFRNENIQVIAPVASGTPAPGTHKKFEKNQKGVINRVFGIAEENVELVKPITTVND